From Oenococcus sicerae, the proteins below share one genomic window:
- a CDS encoding DegV family protein, with amino-acid sequence MPIIKIVTDSSAALTAEEIKKYDIEVVPLQVSIDDHNYLEGIEISHEEFFKKMETAKKLPTSSQPAVINFYDAYEHILEKSPNVQIISIHLSEALSGTGQTAAAVAKDFKGKVIFFDSHSIDRGLSFQVLAAAKMAQEGKNVNEIFQKLNQIAKQTRIFLSLESLKNLIAGGRISRASGLVGSLLNIKVGLEFIDDSIKTVSKGRGEKSINKFYDQVILGMQKLTKVHAIGISHVDDPDGAKALADRLRKLFPNTPIVTLGTSPIIATHTGIGTLCILYYGE; translated from the coding sequence ATGCCAATTATTAAAATCGTCACTGATTCATCTGCCGCACTGACAGCTGAGGAAATAAAAAAATATGATATCGAAGTTGTCCCTCTGCAGGTCTCAATTGATGATCACAATTACTTAGAAGGCATTGAAATTTCTCATGAGGAATTTTTCAAAAAAATGGAAACAGCAAAAAAGCTGCCTACCTCCAGTCAGCCAGCTGTCATCAATTTTTATGATGCTTATGAACATATTCTAGAAAAAAGTCCCAATGTCCAAATCATCAGCATTCACCTAAGCGAAGCTTTGTCTGGGACCGGACAGACAGCTGCTGCTGTTGCGAAAGACTTTAAAGGCAAAGTCATTTTTTTTGATTCTCATTCTATTGATCGTGGTCTCTCTTTTCAAGTATTAGCAGCTGCTAAAATGGCTCAAGAAGGTAAGAACGTTAACGAAATTTTTCAGAAATTGAACCAAATTGCCAAGCAAACGCGAATTTTTTTAAGTTTGGAATCACTAAAAAACTTAATTGCTGGTGGTCGTATCAGTCGTGCTAGTGGTTTGGTCGGCTCTTTGTTAAATATTAAAGTCGGTTTGGAATTCATCGATGATTCGATCAAGACAGTTTCAAAGGGTCGTGGTGAGAAATCAATCAATAAGTTTTACGATCAAGTCATTTTGGGTATGCAAAAGCTGACAAAGGTTCACGCGATTGGCATTTCTCATGTCGATGATCCAGATGGTGCCAAAGCACTGGCAGATCGTTTACGAAAGTTATTTCCTAATACACCGATTGTCACATTAGGAACCTCTCCAATAATCGCGACACATACGGGTATTGGCACACTTTGCATTTTGTACTATGGTGAATAG
- a CDS encoding GDSL-type esterase/lipase family protein, which yields MPKNNNHVKQINSSNISVVCLGDSLTFGVGDTTGQQGYTGRVIKLLKKTYPQYHFSSANFGKPGDRSDQILKRLNKSEKQQKLLKNADIVVMTAGGNDLRQELMSHFDVKSAAALSNEIKKNSLKYHHSLNQLFIRIKQIRQKSSLFVFGNYNPAFVNIASRTDLNKDVQLYNAVNQRIVEKQADGHYISVFRQLTYGQYQRPDQIKKLIQEDKTANATTENKFQKSLLDGSSSIKNNFISQADHFHPNNLGYSYMAKQLFNSILSDKSWQTK from the coding sequence ATGCCAAAGAACAATAATCATGTTAAACAGATAAATTCAAGCAATATTTCAGTCGTATGTTTGGGTGATTCGCTGACATTTGGTGTTGGCGACACGACTGGTCAGCAAGGCTACACAGGGCGAGTCATTAAGTTGCTTAAAAAAACTTATCCCCAATATCATTTTTCATCAGCTAATTTTGGTAAACCTGGTGACCGTTCTGACCAAATATTGAAACGCTTGAACAAATCAGAGAAACAACAGAAATTGCTTAAAAATGCTGATATTGTCGTGATGACAGCTGGTGGCAACGATTTAAGGCAGGAATTAATGTCACATTTTGATGTGAAAAGTGCCGCTGCTCTAAGCAATGAAATTAAAAAAAATTCTTTAAAATATCATCATTCTCTAAATCAGCTTTTTATCAGAATTAAGCAGATCCGTCAGAAATCATCATTATTTGTTTTCGGCAACTATAATCCAGCCTTTGTGAATATTGCCAGTCGAACCGATCTAAATAAGGACGTCCAATTGTACAATGCAGTCAATCAAAGGATAGTTGAAAAACAAGCAGATGGTCATTACATATCTGTTTTTCGTCAGTTAACCTATGGTCAATATCAGCGTCCTGATCAAATAAAAAAATTGATCCAAGAAGATAAAACTGCAAATGCTACGACCGAAAATAAATTCCAAAAATCTCTCTTGGATGGTAGCAGCAGCATCAAAAATAATTTTATTTCTCAAGCAGATCATTTTCATCCAAATAATTTAGGGTATAGTTACATGGCTAAGCAATTATTTAATTCTATTCTCAGTGATAAATCATGGCAAACAAAATAA